Part of the Dehalococcoidia bacterium genome is shown below.
AATCCCCAGATTAATTGAGTTAGCATCAAAAAAATGAAATTGGGTGAAAATATCGCAGCAAGAAGGCTTAATGTGGAGATGGATGCTCCCACAGCCATTGGCATTTTGGATCCCCAACGGTCCACGATGGCACCAGTAGGTATAAATGAAAGGAATCTCCCGGCTTGCTGAGCAGTAATTACCTGGACTGCAAGCGCTCCTGATACACCATATGTTTCGCCAAGTAATGGCAGTGCAGGGATTATCATCCCTTGGCCCATCATCATTAATAGCGAAGGTAAGTAGAGATGGAGTGCTGCACTCCAGAATTTTCTGTTCATAGGAAATCTTCCGGCTTAGGCTACCACAGAGGTGCTGCGCTAAGTGAAAGAATAGCGTTTCTACCACAACTTACAAACTGGAGGTATCATAGGGCGAGGATATTATCAGGGGCGGTTAGCTCAGTTGGTTAGAGCACCTGCTTTACACGCAGGGGGTCAGAGGTTCGAGTCCTCTATCGCCCACCACTTGATATCTTTCAAAGACTAAACAAGTATTGGTTCTAATTAGATGCTTCGCTCTAAATATTATGGAGAACTCTGATTACAAACCTAAATAGCGATAACCCACCGAACCCTAAGGACCAACATCAATGCAGCGGCATTTTTCTTGGTGGGCTATTTGGTTTTGGGTACGGTATGTTACCGGGGGTTTTTCCGCTCTTCATACTTGCTGCTGTTTCCGAGAGTTTTTTACCAGGTCTTGAGGGCGTAGGAAGTTCGACATTCGGGCCTATGGTATTCATTGTAATAAGTACCTTAGTGGCGCTACCTATATTCCCGTTTGTCGGTGGTGCTTACGCCGCAGCAAATACTAAGAAAAGCAAACACAAAATACTGTGGATCGGTATATTAATGCACTTCCTTATTTCCTGCTTTTTATTGTTTGCTTTCTTCGGTACTCCGAAATCACCACTCAACATAAATGCAAACTTTGAACCGAATCCAACCCAACATGCAATTTCTACTGCCGCAAGCACAGAGTTAAAAGGAAAAACCAAACCCGGTCCGAAAAAAGGCAGCTATACAGATGTTACTTCGGTGAGTATCCAGCCGACATCTACTCCAATACCATCACCTACGCCAACCCCCGATGATGGATCCCTAATCCTATTTAGTGAAGGCATGGAATTTCTCCTAAAAGATGATGATTACCCAATGGCTCGGGAGCGTTTCAACGAATACATTATTTTGAAACCCAACAACCCTGAGGGTTATTTTGGTAGAGGGCGGTCGTACCAGTACTCAAAAATGTTTGATATGGCGATAGAAGATTATGACCGCACGATTGCATTAGATAATGATCATGCCAATGGCCTTGTATATATGAAGCGCGGAGAGAGCTTAGCTGGCTTAGGGAAGTATAAGGACGCGATAAAGGATTATGACCGGGCCCAAGAAATCAACCCAAACCAGATATGGGTGAATCACCATAAAGCTCTTGCATATTTGGAATTGCGTCAATTTCGGGACCAGATTGTATATTTAGAGAGATACATTGCTATGCGTATAAGTGAATCTGCAAAATGGGTTGATTCCGAGCAAGCAGCGGTTGCTTTTTACGAATTGGGTGCGGCCTTTAGTGAGGTCGGGAATCTACAAAAAGCAATTGCCGCATTTGATAAGTCCTTGACTGCTAGACCTAATAGCCCAGGCGTAATTCTGGGTAAGAAAAAGGCAATAGAAAGATTAAAGTAACGCAATGTGTCAAGAATTCCTGATGGTAGCTACCGATGAAAATCAACGGGTAATTATTTAATCACTCTCTTGGTTAAAGTACTTCTAGAGCATTGCCATATTTAGGTGTTCCGGAAGGCCGATATTTATTACCCTCTTCAAGGCTTACTCGTCCCGTAGCCATAAGCCACATCCTGCATAATTCAGGCCCCATAAATTTAAAGTGGGTACTAATTATTTTTTGTAGAGATGGGTACGCGTCACCTTCAAGGACTTCGTAGAACCAATGGGTAAAACTGCCGTATTCTTTCTGGATTGCTAGGATCTTTTTTGCATTAAGAATCGTTGCTTCGATTTTTAATTTATTCCGAATTATTCCTCGGTCACTGCAGAGCCTTTGGATATCTTCATTTCGAAAATTTGCGACAATATTAATATCCCAGTTACTAAAGGCTTTGCGAAATCCATGCATCTTTTTTACTATCATGTTCCAACTTAAGCCGGCCTGGAAAATCTGCAAACTCATTATTTCAAAGAGCGCATCATCATTATCAATTCGATTACCCCAAATTGTTTCTGCGTACCATTTCTGTGGGTCGAAGGGTGAGTTTTTATCGAGCATAAATGAGCCTCTTTCAGAAGAAATACTGCATGAGCGTAGATCAATTTTCAATCGATTACTTATTAAAACCGTTGAATTAGGAGTAATATGCAGCGTATTTCGTTGACTCCGAAGCCTATTTGAGAGCACTATGAGTCGTCTGTTCGCTAAATAGGCAAAAGGAGTTCGTTATGGAATCGAAAATGCAGACTAGTTTATTGCTAATCATAGGTCCCATTGTTGCACTTGTAGGATGGATGTTTATTTACCCGGCAGGTGAAGGTGTCGCGACTACGGATGCTGCAGACTTGATGGCAGACCCGGGCCTATCTAAAGTGGGTATGCTCTTGGGATTCGGAGGTATGGCAGCACTGTTTATCGGATTGTTAAACGTTTCCCGCAAGATGGCGTCTGGAGGAGGTCCTGGGGCTTCGTACGCCAATATTAGCGGGATTTCTGCACTAGTATTAGTAGTACTTTGTGCTTTTATGCTAGGAATTGAATGGGCTGTTGTCGAAGCTAGCTCAGATGCTATAGGCATTGACCTCATGCAGATCAGTGTTGCTAGTGAAACTACATTCTTTACGTCATGCGGAATACTGATGCTCTTGCTTGGAGTGGGTATTATCCTTGAGAAAAACTACCATATAGCTATTGGTGGACTGGCAGTAATTGCAGGATTGGGATTTCTTGCATCATTTGGAGGCGAATCCCTCGAAATGGGTGGATTTGTTGGTTGGCTTGTGATGATGCTAGTAGCACTTGGGATTGGTGTTCAGACTCTTCGATCAAAGAACTAAGATCGTTATAGTTAGTAGAGTAAAAGAAGCTCCTCCATTTCGGAGGAGCTTCTTTTGGCATTGATAATCGCCGAAGTATTTTGGTAACTGAAAGCTATAAATTATCCAAGAGCAATTAAAAATACTCCCAAAGTAATTGCCACTGCGCCAATAATTCGTCCTACGCTTAACGACTCCTTTAACACTATCGCACCCAGTAGCACACTGAAGACGATGCCGATTTCCCTAGCAGGTGCGACATAACTAACATTGGAACGCCGTAGCGCCTCGAGAACTGCTACGTAAGCAAAGAAAGCAAGAATTCCTGCCCCAAATACTTTCACTGCATTAAATTGCAATTCTTCTTTGATTGCCTTGTATCTGTGTCGAAACAATATATAGGGAGCTAGTCCCAATGCTGCCCCAAGGGATAGCAAATACATGTATAGCATTGGAGTAACATAGCCAATTCCAATCTTGTCCCATACAGAATAAGCAGTAATGGTGATGCCCGTAAGTAAAGCGTATTTTACGCCGGGGTCTTTTAGCAGTTTCAATGGGTCTCTTGCAATGATTAAAATCTGCCCCCACCAGTACGCTATAAAGATGCCTCCAATTATGGCCATAATTCCTAAAACTGCTAATAAGGTAATTTTCTCATCAAGTACGCTTACGCCGACAATTGGTATGAGAGCTGGTCCAATTCCTCTTGCTATTGGATAGGCTAGGGAAAGATCGCTATATATGTAACTACGGCTGAGAAAAAGGAAATAGAGAACATGAATTAGTGATGTCCCAAGGATGAACCACCAGCCTTGATCTTGTATTCCACCAATGATTAGCAAAAAAACTGCAAGCGGCGCGAATAGTACAACTTGGGCGACCAAAAGCAACCAGGCGAATATTTCTTGGTTTCGGCTTCGCTTCAAGAGTAGGTTCCAGAGCGCATGTGCGAGCCCGGATAAAAGAATGAGTGAGAGAGGAAGCCATGTCATTCACGGAAGTATAACAGGACGTTATTGTGGCAATGGGGGGATTTTCTTAAGGTAAAAAGGGCCAGGTTAAATTAAATTTACCTGGCCCTTAAAATTAGCAATTAGATAGTGCTAAGGTAGAAGAATACAACCGACGCTATAGCAATCCCTATGGATGCGATGTTAAGCGCGTCTATCTTCCCGCTCGCTGCCTTGATGATTACATAGGCAATAAAACCAATTGCTATTCCATAAGCAATGGAATAGGTCAGTGGCATGACTATTGCAGCAAGAATCGCAGGTGCGTACTCTGATATGTCATCCCAATCTATATCCTTAATATTGCGGACAAAGTAAGTGGCAATGAAAATCAAAGCAGGTGCAGTTGCGAAGGCCGGTACGGACTGTGCCAGTGGTGCAAAGAATAGACAGGCTGCGAATAGCACTGCTACGGTCACCGCTGTTAAGCCAGTACGACCACCTTCTTTGATTCCGGCTCCACTTTCTATGTAAGAAGTGGTACTGGATGTACCTGCCAATGCGCCTACTACTGTTGCAGAGGAGTCTGCAAGTAATGCTCGGTCAATATCTTCAACCTCACCATCATCCTTAATTCTGCCTGTGAGGTTCGCAACAGAGGTTAATGTCCCTGCTGTATCAAGGAAATCGACGAACAAGAATGCAAAGGCTACTCCGATAAAGGTTCCAAGCCCAATACTTTCAACAGTGAAATCTAACTTAAAGGCATGTTCTGGATTTGGTACAGCATCAACTACTCCACTGAGGGAGGCTCCGCCTGCGCCGGATATCCATGCAATAACTGATACCGCAAGGATTCCGATGATGATTGATCCCGGTATGTTCCGGTTGCTGAGCACCGCCATGATAATGAAGCCAAGCCCGGCCAGAAGTACCGGAGAGGACGCAACATCACCGATACCAACCAGTGTTGCCGGATTGTCGACAATAATACCTGCATTTTGGAATCCGATAATTGCAAGGAATAAACCGATACCTGCACCTACACCTAACTTCATACTCTTTGGTATGGAATTAATGATGTATTTACGAGCAGGCGTAACTGACAACGCTAAGAAAACAATACCAGAGACTAATACGGCCGCGAGTGCCTGTTGGTAACTGAAGCCATCACCGAGAATAACGGTGTAAGTAAAATAGGCATTGAGGCCCATACCAGGAGCTAATGCTACTGGCCAATTTGCCCAAAGACCCATTATTAATGTGCCTACAACGGCTGCAATGATTGTAGCCGTGAAGACCGGGCCAAATGCCATTCCAGTCCCATCGGTGCTCAGAGTGAGCGGGTTAACAATCGTTATGTAGGCCATGGTAAGAAACGTAGCCAAACCGGCAAGGAGTTCGGTCCTGACAGATGTACCTGCCTGTTTCAAACGAAAAAGCTTTTCTAACATCAATGTCTCCTTCACTTAACCCAAGGTGGGTGTCTTGCTGGAACCTAACACATTTGGAAGATTAATAAATAGTGTAAAAGAGGCCTCTTGAATCTCATTTTCGGTTACTTTGATATAAAAAAAAGCATATTTACGGCTAATACTCTAAGCAATAGATTTATTAGGAATCTTCAAAACTGAAATTCGATGAAACAAGCGGCTAATGAGGCTTAAGCGTCTTGCGTTATTCCCTCTAAGGAGTAAAGGGCCCGCAACTCTCGGTATTGCTGGTTGAAGTCTAAGCCATACCCGACAAGGAATTCGTCTGGAACCTCAAAGCCAACGTAGTCCACAGTAACAGAAGTGACCCGTCGAATTGGTTTATCTAACAGCGAACATATACGGACCGTAGCAGCCCCTTCATCATCAAAATACCGTCGTATAAATTGAGCTGTTAATCCTGTATCCACAATATCCTCTACTACCAGCACATTTTTGCCATTCACCGGTGTCCTAACCCCGTGATGTAAACGAATGGTACCTGACGAA
Proteins encoded:
- a CDS encoding tetratricopeptide repeat protein produces the protein MLPGVFPLFILAAVSESFLPGLEGVGSSTFGPMVFIVISTLVALPIFPFVGGAYAAANTKKSKHKILWIGILMHFLISCFLLFAFFGTPKSPLNINANFEPNPTQHAISTAASTELKGKTKPGPKKGSYTDVTSVSIQPTSTPIPSPTPTPDDGSLILFSEGMEFLLKDDDYPMARERFNEYIILKPNNPEGYFGRGRSYQYSKMFDMAIEDYDRTIALDNDHANGLVYMKRGESLAGLGKYKDAIKDYDRAQEINPNQIWVNHHKALAYLELRQFRDQIVYLERYIAMRISESAKWVDSEQAAVAFYELGAAFSEVGNLQKAIAAFDKSLTARPNSPGVILGKKKAIERLK
- a CDS encoding NCS2 family permease, whose protein sequence is MLEKLFRLKQAGTSVRTELLAGLATFLTMAYITIVNPLTLSTDGTGMAFGPVFTATIIAAVVGTLIMGLWANWPVALAPGMGLNAYFTYTVILGDGFSYQQALAAVLVSGIVFLALSVTPARKYIINSIPKSMKLGVGAGIGLFLAIIGFQNAGIIVDNPATLVGIGDVASSPVLLAGLGFIIMAVLSNRNIPGSIIIGILAVSVIAWISGAGGASLSGVVDAVPNPEHAFKLDFTVESIGLGTFIGVAFAFLFVDFLDTAGTLTSVANLTGRIKDDGEVEDIDRALLADSSATVVGALAGTSSTTSYIESGAGIKEGGRTGLTAVTVAVLFAACLFFAPLAQSVPAFATAPALIFIATYFVRNIKDIDWDDISEYAPAILAAIVMPLTYSIAYGIAIGFIAYVIIKAASGKIDALNIASIGIAIASVVFFYLSTI
- a CDS encoding DNA-3-methyladenine glycosylase I, which translates into the protein MKIDLRSCSISSERGSFMLDKNSPFDPQKWYAETIWGNRIDNDDALFEIMSLQIFQAGLSWNMIVKKMHGFRKAFSNWDINIVANFRNEDIQRLCSDRGIIRNKLKIEATILNAKKILAIQKEYGSFTHWFYEVLEGDAYPSLQKIISTHFKFMGPELCRMWLMATGRVSLEEGNKYRPSGTPKYGNALEVL
- a CDS encoding SMR family transporter; this translates as MTWLPLSLILLSGLAHALWNLLLKRSRNQEIFAWLLLVAQVVLFAPLAVFLLIIGGIQDQGWWFILGTSLIHVLYFLFLSRSYIYSDLSLAYPIARGIGPALIPIVGVSVLDEKITLLAVLGIMAIIGGIFIAYWWGQILIIARDPLKLLKDPGVKYALLTGITITAYSVWDKIGIGYVTPMLYMYLLSLGAALGLAPYILFRHRYKAIKEELQFNAVKVFGAGILAFFAYVAVLEALRRSNVSYVAPAREIGIVFSVLLGAIVLKESLSVGRIIGAVAITLGVFLIALG
- the hpt gene encoding hypoxanthine phosphoribosyltransferase; the encoded protein is PLLVVGALNGSFVFLADLIRHLHLPIQVDFIRLSSYDEATDSSGTIRLHHGVRTPVNGKNVLVVEDIVDTGLTAQFIRRYFDDEGAATVRICSLLDKPIRRVTSVTVDYVGFEVPDEFLVGYGLDFNQQYRELRALYSLEGITQDA